Genomic window (Dehalococcoidia bacterium):
TCTTCGTCCTCCGCCATCGTTTTGCGGACGGCATCCATGTGTTTCTCGCGCTGCTCCAGTGCTTTCGGAAGCACGGGCTCCGTATTCAGGCCCAGGACGCCCTTCCAGTTGAAGGCGCCGCCGCCCACGTACACGTATTGCATCACCATGCCCATGATGTTGGACAGGACGTAGTATAGGCCCACGCCACTGGGCAGGGTCAGGGTGAACCAGGCGAAGATGAGCGGCATCATCAGGTTCATCATGTTCATCTGCGCCCGCTGCCGTTCGTCCGTGGGCGGCATAGAGCTCATCTTCTGGTACACGTAGGTCGATACTGCGACGGCGACGGGGATAACGAAGGGGTCTGGCCGCCCGAGGTTCAGCCAGAGGAAGCTCTCGTCCAGCGGTATCGCCTCGCGGAGATAGTTCCAGCCGTAGAGGCGGTCAGCCAGCGCCAGGCTCGCCTCGGGCGCTTCGCCCAGGGCCAGCCGCAGCGTGGCGTAAAGGCAGATGAAGATCGGGAACTGAATCAGCGCACTGCCCATGCAGCCGAGCGGGTTGAAGCCGACCTCGCGGTAGAGCTTCATCTGTTCCTCGGAGCGGCGGCGCGGGTCGCGGTATTTCTTCTGGATCTCCTGTAGCCGCGGCGAGATCGCGGCCATCATTCGCGTCATGCGCATCTGCTTCAGCTGCAGCGGCCACGTGAGTACACGAATGATCACGGTGAGCGCGATCACGGCCAGCCCGCTGTTCCCCAGCACGACCGTGAGGAGGACGAACAGGTTCGTGAGGGGGTTGATGAGGACCAGGTTGAAGAAGTCGCCGACCATCAGCACACGCTCGCCGTAGACTGCCGTTCGCGCGTCGACGTGTTCACCCGATAGTAGTAGAACTTGCCGCCCGTCTCGTCGCCCACGCAGCCCGTGGGCGCGACATACACGGTCGCCCCGTTGGCCAGCAGGTCGGCGTGCAGCGTCTTACCCAGGCGCACGGGGCCCCAGGCCCGGGCGCCTGAGCGCGGCTCCAGCCCGTAGAGGTCGCCCGACTCGGTGGCTACTACGAGGCTCCCGCCGGCCAGGACGAGGCTGGCGCGGACCGACCTGCCGACATCGGAAGGCTCCTGCCAGACGGGCTGGCCGCTGCCAAGGCTCACGGCGAACACCTTGCCGGCAAAGTCGGCAAAGTACACGGTGCCGGAGTCCACCAGGGGCTTCGTCCAGACCCAGTCCGTGGCCTCCGCCCGCCACCTCTCGCGCCCGGTCGAGGCGTCCACAGCGTACAGGCGCCTGTCGAAGCCGCCGACAAGCACCATGCCATCGGCTACCACGGGGGTCGAAACGAGCGCCGCGGCCGC
Coding sequences:
- a CDS encoding YidC/Oxa1 family membrane protein insertase, which encodes MVGDFFNLVLINPLTNLFVLLTVVLGNSGLAVIALTVIIRVLTWPLQLKQMRMTRMMAAISPRLQEIQKKYRDPRRRSEEQMKLYREVGFNPLGCMGSALIQFPIFICLYATLRLALGEAPEASLALADRLYGWNYLREAIPLDESFLWLNLGRPDPFVIPVAVAVSTYVYQKMSSMPPTDERQRAQMNMMNLMMPLIFAWFTLTLPSGVGLYYVLSNIMGMVMQYVYVGGGAFNWKGVLGLNTEPVLPKALEQREKHMDAVRKTMAEDE